The sequence below is a genomic window from Candidatus Hydrogenedentota bacterium.
CGACTCAACGCGCGCGAATACCGATCGGAAGACGAAGAGGATCAGGCGCTGCGGGAGATTACGCAAGAAGTCATTCTCGCGGCGCTGGGCCGCGGGGACTTCTTCACCAACGCGCTCTTCCAGGGCGGGACCTGTCTCCGCATCTTTCACGGCCTGAACCGGTTCTCCGAGGATCTGGACTTCATCCTTCGCGATCCCGATCCCACATTCCGATGGGGCGATCACCTGGCCCGCGTCGAACAGGAACTGCGCGCCTACGGATACCGGTTCGAAATTGTAGACCGCACCAAAGCCGATGCGGCCGTCAAAAAAGCCTTCCTCAAGGATGACTCGCTCGGCAAGGTTCTGGAACTTCAATTCGCGTTCCGAAAGGGTCCCCTCGCGAAGATTCGAATCAAGCTGGAAATTGACACCAACCCGCCCGCGGCCAGTGGCGTGGCGCTCGAGTACATGGACTTTCCATTCCTCTCCGCCGTCTCCATCCAGGACATGCCGACCCTCTTTGCCGGGAAGCTGCACGCACTGCTGTGCCGCGAGTATATCAAAGGCCGTGACTGGTTCGACTTCCTCTGGTATACGGGCCGCGGAACGCCGGTCAACTACGCGTTCCTCTCCGCCGCGCTGGAACAAGTGGGTCCCTGGACGTCCAAAGGCGAAACGGTCAACATCGATTGGCTCGCAAAGGAACTCGGCGGAGCCATTGACCAGCTCGACCTCGGGCAGGCGGCGAAAGATGTCGAGCGCTTCCTGCCAGCCAGCGAACTGCCCTCCCTCAACCTGTGGAGCCGCGACCTCTTCTTGCGCCAACTCGACAAATGGCGCGCCGCCCAGCCAGATTAAGATCCGGCCGTTAGCATATCTTTAGACAGCGCCCTCAAGGCTGCGGCGTCTCAATCCACTTCCGATTAAACCGGTAGTGCAGCCGGCTGGAGATCAGGTGGATCACGCCATCCGGGGTCTGCGTCGCCGCCAGGTAGCCCCGCGGCTCCGCGTGGTGGTCATCCATCGTGAAGGTCCCCGTCCACGCGCCTCCTTCCAAGGCCTGCGCGGGGCCGCCCGGCGTCACCAGCTTCCGGACCGGCCACGTCTCCCCGTCATCGTAGGAAAGGGCCGCGTACATGCCATAGCCCATCGCCGTCTCCCCGCGCGCGTTCGTAAACTCCAGGCCCGTACGCTCCTGGTCCAGCCGCCCGAAATCCGTGAAGGACACCAGCAGCAGCGGGCCCTCGCTCAAACGGTACAGCACAAGACGTTGCCCGCTCCAGATCGGCGGGAAAGGGCTCGCGGAATAGGTCCACGTCTCGCCCGAATCGCTCGATATGCTCCTGGCCAGGCGCCCCTCAATCGCGTCGCCCCGCCCGAAGGCGATCCACCGCCCGTCGGACAGCTCCGCCACGCCACCGTGGATCCCCGCGATCGTGCCCCGGCCCGTCGCGCCCGCCGCAAACACCGGCGCCGGCTGCCCCTCGCCCGGATCCCGCCACGTCGCCCCCCCATCCCGGCTGATGTGCAGCGCCGTGCCCCCTTCACTCGTGGGCGACGCGTCGCACGGCTGCACCAGCAGCCC
It includes:
- a CDS encoding nucleotidyl transferase AbiEii/AbiGii toxin family protein — encoded protein: MSVQAIQQRLNAREYRSEDEEDQALREITQEVILAALGRGDFFTNALFQGGTCLRIFHGLNRFSEDLDFILRDPDPTFRWGDHLARVEQELRAYGYRFEIVDRTKADAAVKKAFLKDDSLGKVLELQFAFRKGPLAKIRIKLEIDTNPPAASGVALEYMDFPFLSAVSIQDMPTLFAGKLHALLCREYIKGRDWFDFLWYTGRGTPVNYAFLSAALEQVGPWTSKGETVNIDWLAKELGGAIDQLDLGQAAKDVERFLPASELPSLNLWSRDLFLRQLDKWRAAQPD
- a CDS encoding exo-alpha-sialidase — encoded protein: MVGAGCVLVAIAGLGHGSAWGAEEALVYRHFEVAEEAGVITGLTPVPEASPPGWARGVSQARHDWGRGPDRDAPFFAGPSVFVLPPAAGAEEPFYEHNHQPAITWLENGDLLAIWYTTMKEAGAELTVIASRLRAGAENWDPSSEFFKAPRRNMHGSAIFHDSDGTVYHFNGMGPDSGTGWDNLALLLRTSRDNGVTWSAPRAIGPRVKGRHQVIAGTIKTPDGLLVQPCDASPTSEGGTALHISRDGGATWRDPGEGQPAPVFAAGATGRGTIAGIHGGVAELSDGRWIAFGRGDAIEGRLARSISSDSGETWTYSASPFPPIWSGQRLVLYRLSEGPLLLVSFTDFGRLDQERTGLEFTNARGETAMGYGMYAALSYDDGETWPVRKLVTPGGPAQALEGGAWTGTFTMDDHHAEPRGYLAATQTPDGVIHLISSRLHYRFNRKWIETPQP